The proteins below come from a single Pseudomonas chlororaphis genomic window:
- a CDS encoding membrane protein, with translation MPIERSVRAQRALRLASGTASSLAIGFGLDLPIPFLAPVLAMILAMTHRPLSAEDCLKLMLAAILTTGCGLLLIPVLRYYPLCGVLLVGLGLFVAFRYGLSGGNVLVMTFLVIGLTMIPAAGTADFGASVMVIAALVQGLLLAVVALFFSHCLFPEPSQAPTPPMPTSPSPSDTGRLALRATLIVLPTFLLALIEPTKYLPIILKAVGLGQQSSSTAASQAGRELLGSTLLGGWLAVAFWCVLSLFVHLWMFFLWTLLVALLLGRKLYGLDHTRLSPGFWLNTLMTMIILLGQSVQDSAAGKDVYTAFAVRMSLFIAVTLYAWLIVHWLDRHRSNLPAPG, from the coding sequence ATGCCTATTGAGCGAAGCGTGCGTGCCCAACGAGCGTTGCGACTGGCGAGCGGCACGGCGTCGAGTCTGGCGATCGGTTTCGGCCTGGACCTGCCGATTCCATTCCTTGCCCCTGTTCTTGCCATGATCCTGGCAATGACTCACCGGCCATTGTCCGCCGAGGACTGCCTGAAGCTGATGCTGGCGGCAATACTGACCACAGGTTGCGGACTGTTACTGATCCCTGTCCTGCGCTATTACCCGTTGTGCGGCGTCCTGCTGGTGGGGCTCGGTCTGTTCGTGGCATTCCGCTACGGCTTGTCGGGTGGCAATGTCCTGGTGATGACGTTCCTGGTCATCGGCCTGACCATGATCCCGGCTGCCGGTACCGCTGACTTCGGCGCTTCGGTCATGGTCATAGCGGCGCTGGTCCAGGGATTGCTCCTGGCGGTCGTCGCGCTGTTCTTCAGTCATTGTCTGTTTCCCGAGCCCAGCCAGGCGCCGACGCCGCCCATGCCGACAAGCCCATCCCCCAGCGACACGGGCCGACTGGCGCTGCGGGCCACCTTGATCGTGCTCCCCACGTTCCTGCTCGCCTTGATCGAACCCACCAAGTACCTGCCCATCATCCTCAAGGCCGTCGGCCTGGGCCAGCAAAGCTCCAGCACTGCCGCCAGCCAGGCCGGACGCGAGCTGCTAGGCTCGACGTTGCTGGGCGGATGGCTGGCGGTCGCGTTCTGGTGCGTCCTGAGCCTGTTCGTGCACCTCTGGATGTTTTTCCTGTGGACACTGCTGGTTGCCTTGTTGCTGGGCCGTAAGTTGTATGGCCTGGACCACACGCGGCTAAGCCCCGGTTTCTGGCTCAACACACTGATGACGATGATCATTCTGCTCGGCCAGTCAGTCCAGGACAGCGCAGCGGGCAAGGATGTCTACACCGCGTTCGCCGTACGCATGAGCCTATTCATTGCCGTCACGCTGTACGCGTGGCTGATCGTTCACTGGCTTGACCGTCATCGATCAAACCTGCCTGCCCCGGGGTAA
- a CDS encoding portal protein, giving the protein MPHDGSLLKATVMFLLAVVLLVPLAQRLRLGAVPGYLLAGVLIGPSVLGLVNNAQNVSRLSEIGVVMLLFIIGLELSPRRLWMMRRALFGVGLLQVLLSGVAIGGAALLLGQGHQVSVVIGLGLALSSTAFGLQMLAERKELGSPHGRLAVAILLFQDIAAIPLIALVPLLGTLDSGAAAETGLRPVLAVIVGIGVIIVGGRLLLRPAFAWAVGSRLREVSTATALLLVLGTAWIMEHVGVSMALGAFLAGMLMAESEYRHEMETQIEPFKGLLLGLFFVGVGMSMDLRLLSAEPWVVLGLTLLLVGLKLPILMGLGRWAGGLDRAGAIGLGVVLASGGEFAFVVFKLALEQHLVDQRLHDLLVLAIALSMALVPLLMLGLARRLPARATDSLPSQDQDQQ; this is encoded by the coding sequence ATGCCTCATGACGGAAGCCTGCTCAAAGCCACGGTGATGTTCCTGCTGGCGGTGGTCCTGCTGGTGCCACTTGCCCAGCGTCTGCGGCTCGGCGCTGTGCCTGGCTATCTATTGGCCGGAGTACTCATCGGACCTTCGGTACTGGGCCTGGTGAACAATGCCCAGAACGTCAGCCGGCTCTCGGAAATCGGCGTGGTCATGCTGCTGTTCATCATCGGCCTGGAGTTGTCGCCGCGACGCCTCTGGATGATGCGCCGAGCGCTGTTCGGCGTCGGGTTGCTGCAGGTATTGCTCAGCGGCGTGGCCATCGGCGGGGCGGCGCTGCTGCTTGGGCAGGGCCATCAGGTGTCGGTGGTGATCGGGTTGGGCCTGGCACTGTCCTCCACCGCCTTTGGCCTGCAGATGCTGGCCGAACGCAAGGAACTGGGGAGCCCCCATGGCCGCCTGGCGGTAGCCATCCTGTTGTTCCAGGACATTGCCGCCATCCCACTGATTGCCTTGGTGCCTTTGCTCGGTACCCTGGACAGCGGCGCAGCCGCCGAAACCGGGCTCAGGCCAGTGCTGGCGGTGATCGTTGGGATCGGCGTGATCATCGTTGGCGGGCGCTTGCTGCTGCGACCGGCTTTTGCCTGGGCAGTGGGTTCGAGACTGCGGGAAGTCTCCACTGCCACCGCGTTGCTGCTGGTGCTGGGCACCGCCTGGATCATGGAGCACGTCGGGGTATCGATGGCATTGGGGGCCTTCCTGGCCGGCATGTTGATGGCCGAATCCGAGTACCGGCACGAAATGGAGACCCAGATCGAGCCGTTCAAAGGTTTGTTGCTCGGTTTGTTTTTCGTCGGCGTGGGCATGTCCATGGACTTGCGCTTGTTGAGTGCCGAACCTTGGGTGGTGCTCGGGCTGACGCTACTGCTGGTTGGCCTGAAGCTACCGATCCTGATGGGCCTTGGGCGCTGGGCCGGTGGCCTCGATCGGGCCGGGGCGATAGGGCTTGGGGTGGTCCTGGCCTCAGGTGGCGAGTTCGCCTTCGTGGTGTTCAAGCTGGCACTTGAGCAGCACCTGGTCGATCAGCGCCTGCACGATCTGCTGGTGTTGGCCATCGCGCTATCGATGGCTCTGGTACCGCTGTTGATGCTGGGCCTGGCACGCCGGCTGCCGGCGCGCGCAACTGATAGCCTTCCCTCCCAGGACCAAGACCAGCAATGA
- a CDS encoding hemolysin D: MTEAPSPAPAPVPEADPVNRGIKWVLLLIVLSLVWYLLSDRFTPYTQQARVGAFVIPVASEVAGRVTRVNVRNNQDIDAGELLFEVDPLPYRIAVDRARAELEATRRQIGANTAGIASAQASLRAAQANELKARQDNQRLEGLYRADPGTISVRVLEISRATREQATSQVAAARAEVQRAREQEGGSDEANALLRSATSAVQKAELDLANSQVRARSAGLVTDLRTDVGHFAAAGTPVMTLIAIHDVWISADMTENNLGLITVGTPVAIVLDALPGEVLQGRVRSIGYGVEVSQGTAPGTLPTVRNSRDWLRPAQRFPVTIEFSADARERLRTLGAVRAGGQAEIMAFPSEDNLLNPLGRVFLWLMSWLSYAY, encoded by the coding sequence ATGACTGAAGCGCCGTCCCCCGCTCCGGCTCCAGTGCCCGAGGCCGACCCGGTGAACAGAGGCATCAAGTGGGTACTGCTGCTGATCGTGCTGAGCCTGGTCTGGTATTTATTGTCAGACCGCTTTACACCCTATACGCAGCAGGCGCGTGTCGGGGCCTTCGTCATTCCGGTGGCGTCCGAGGTCGCCGGTCGGGTAACCCGGGTCAACGTGCGCAACAACCAGGACATCGACGCCGGTGAGCTGCTCTTCGAGGTGGACCCATTGCCGTACCGGATTGCTGTCGACCGGGCCCGCGCCGAATTGGAAGCCACCCGTCGCCAGATCGGCGCCAACACCGCCGGCATCGCTTCGGCGCAGGCTTCGTTGCGTGCAGCACAAGCCAACGAGCTCAAGGCACGCCAGGACAATCAGCGCCTGGAGGGGTTGTACCGGGCCGATCCGGGAACCATTTCCGTGCGCGTGCTTGAGATCTCCCGCGCGACTCGCGAGCAGGCAACCAGCCAGGTCGCCGCCGCGCGCGCCGAGGTGCAACGGGCGCGCGAGCAGGAAGGCGGCAGCGACGAAGCCAACGCTTTGCTGCGCAGTGCCACCAGTGCCGTGCAGAAGGCTGAACTGGACTTGGCCAACAGCCAGGTACGCGCGCGCTCAGCCGGCCTGGTCACCGACCTGCGCACAGATGTCGGCCACTTTGCGGCGGCGGGCACGCCGGTGATGACCCTGATCGCCATCCACGATGTCTGGATCAGCGCGGACATGACCGAGAACAACCTTGGGTTGATAACCGTCGGTACACCGGTCGCCATTGTGCTCGATGCGTTGCCCGGCGAGGTATTGCAAGGGCGCGTGCGCAGTATCGGCTACGGCGTTGAAGTGAGCCAGGGCACCGCGCCCGGCACCCTGCCCACGGTGCGCAACAGCCGTGACTGGCTGCGTCCCGCGCAACGCTTCCCGGTGACGATCGAATTTTCTGCCGACGCCCGGGAGCGCCTGCGCACCCTGGGCGCGGTGCGGGCCGGTGGGCAAGCCGAGATAATGGCGTTTCCCTCGGAGGACAACCTGTTGAACCCGCTGGGCCGTGTGTTTCTGTGGTTGATGAGTTGGCTGTCCTATGCCTATTGA